In Candidatus Alcyoniella australis, the sequence GTCTACGTGTTCGCCTACAACTTCGACGGCATGTGCCTAGCGCACGCCCTGCGGCCCGAGCGCGTGGGGACCAACACCCTGGCGGACAAGGACGTCAACGGGGTGCCGTTCATCAAGAACCTGCTGGAAACCGCCCGCGACAAGGGCCAGGGCTTTGACGAATACTCCTACGTAAATCCCAACAACGGCCAGCTCGCTCAGAAAACAAGCTATGTGATCAAGATCGACGACACATGGTGGATCGGCGCGGGGATCTATAAGAAGTAGGGCACACAAGATTTAACACTATCTTATTGCGTATATTGTCGTCCCGTACCTGTTTCGGGATCGCTAATACTGGAAAACGCGACGGGTCGCCGTACCTAGTTGCAGTAGTGCAGCAGCGTTCCGTTGAGGCCCGAGGCGAACACGTCGTCGGCTGACGCGCCCCAGATCGCTTGCAGGCCTTCGCTCACGCCGGAGTCCATGGCGCTCCAGGTTGCGCCGTCAAAGTGCAGGATATTGCCGCCCAGGCCGACCACGAAGATCTGATCGGCGGACGCGCCCCAGATGTCGGCGGGCACGAACTCGAGCTCGCGCAAAGCCGACCAGGATGCGCCGTTAAAGTGGAAGATCGCGCTTGAATCGGCCCCCTGCCCCACTGCGTAGACATCGTCGCCGGACGCGCCCCACACGCCGTAGAGGATGTAGTCGTTGCCCACGCTGTGCTCGGACCAGTTCGCGCCGTCGAAGTGCGCAATGCGGCCCTGCGCGCCCACAGCAAACACTTGGGCGTCATCAGCCCAGATGTCGAGCAACGCGGCATCGTGGGTCTCGCCGTAAATCGCGGACCAGTCTTGGCCGTCGAACTCAAAGACCCGGCTGGTCACGGCCACGGCCCGGCCTGCGGGCAATGCCTGCGTCGCGTTGAACGGCTCGTCGATCGCTTCGTCGAGCTGCTGTTGCGTCCACTGTGCGCCGTCGTAATGCAGCCAGAACAGGGATGCGCCGTTGCCAAAGTCGCCGATCGCGTGCACATCGTCCGACGCCCTGCCCCAGATGCAGCTCACCGAGGCCTGGGGCAGATCATCGCCGACCTGCTGTTGCGTCCACTGGGTTCCGTCGTAGCGCAGGATCATTGGCGCGTCATCAGCCCCGCCACCGGCAAACACGTTGTTCGCATCGGCGCCCCACAGCTCGAACAGATGGCTGGCGCTGGGCGAGTCCATCGAATGCCAGGACGCCGCATCGTCGTCGTCAAGATCGTCGTCATCGTCGCCCGCGCAACCCAGGCAGAGCAGCAGCGCGGCCGGCGCAATCAGCAGCAGCCAAAGCAAAATCGAGCGCCGTTGGTTCATCAATCGCCTCAGAGCATTGGGCCCAAGAAGCTGAAATATTCGTTTGCGCCGAACTCGATGGTCGTCGGGTCGGTGCAGTCGCTGCTGTCGCACTCGAACAGGTAATATCTCTCGCCCGTACCCGTGTACTCCCTGAGTAAAATCTCGGGGTGCCAATCGCCGGTCAGGTCGTAATAGGTGTAGAGATTGATCGAGTTGGTGGCCAGCACTCCCAGGTTGTAGGAATAGATCAGGCTCAGGTCGGCGCCGGAATAGACGTAGAGCGTGTAGTTGTACTGCCACTCGCTGCCGGTCCAGGTTGACGCCTTGGCCACCACGACCAGATCCATTGCGCCATCGCCGCCCAAATCGGCCACGCCGTACTGCGCGGTCCCGGACTCGCCCAGATCAAAAGTCGCCAGCACGCCGGAGCTCGCTCCGCCATTGACGTCGAGCAGCTCGATCCGGCCCTCGGTCGAACCTACGGTGTGAAACTGGCCGATAAAGGCCAACTGCGGATCATCGGCAAAAGAGTAACCGACTTTTAGATAAGAGCGTCCCGTGCAATAGGCGAAGTCTCCGTTGGTGTCGGTCGGCAATGTGAAGTCCATCAGGCTCGAATAGCTGTCCGCGCCGTTCAGGGCGTAGAAGTCGCTGGCATACCCGCCTTGCGACTGCTCGTAAAACGGGTCGAGTACGCCGTCTGAATTTAAGTCCGCCTGGCGCATGGCATAGGAATAGCTATCAGCGTAGTCCGGCGAGGCGTACTCATCGACGAAATCGTCGTTAAAGCCGACGATCTGAACCGAGCCGGTGCGGGTCGCTTTGTCCGAGGGGTCGGAATAGGTCTTGGTGATCATCACCTCGGCCCGCCCGTCGCCGTCGTAATCTCCGGCCCTGGCCCCGCTCCAGCCTCCGCCCTCGTAAAAGTCGATGGGCGCCGAGCTGTGCTTGAGCTCGCCGCTGTCCAGATCAAAGATCATCAATTGGCCGTAATCGTGTCCGCCGTCCTCGTACTCGTGGTAGCCCAGCAGCTCGTGGGCGCCCTCATCGCCGGTCATGTCGGCCGCGTGAAGATAGATTTGATCGACATGGGCGTAGAACATCGGCGAGAACAGATCGATGCTCGGATCGTTGATTGTGGCGCTCAGGGTCATCGCGTCGGGCGTGATCTGATAAAGGTTGTAAGTGCCGCTGCCGCAGCAGCCCTCGGCCGAGGTAAGCAGCTCGGGCAGGCCGTCGCGATTCGCATCGATGATCATGATCCAGGGATAGGCGTCGGCCACGAAGTCGGTCTCAAACGCCGGAGTGTCGAACTCGCCGTTGAGATACACGCTGTAGACCGTGCCGGTCGTCGCTTTGACCTCGACCACGTTGCCCAGAACGAGATCCCACACGCGGTTGCCGTCGAAGTCGGCCACCGCGATATACGGCTCGCCCTGATATCCGATGATCTGCTCGCGCTCCAAAGTACCGGGCTCGACCAGGTACAGGGCGAACTCGTCGCCAACGTAGGATTCCATCAGCAGCTCGTTGTCGCCGTCGCCGTCGTAATCGACCGGCACAATGCAGTTGACCACGGGCAGCGGCGGCAGATCGTCGTCGTCGTCATCGTCATCGTCGTCATCGTCGTCACCTGGATTATCATCGTCATCATCGTCGTCGTCATCATCATCGCAGCCGCAGGAACACGACACGGCGAACAAGGCGCTGAGCAACAGCGCCAGGACAATCCAGAGCAGAAGCAGTGCGCGATTTTTCATTATTTTCCCTTTTAGTATTGGAACACGCCGATGATAGCCATGGTGCTGTCAACCGATCAAGGAATATAATTTTGAAACCACCTTTGGCAGGGCGGTGGGCGGCGTAAAAATAATGTCAACGGGTACTCAAGGAAAAATCCCGTGAAATTGCCCGTTGACATGCGGCCCGATGCTCACTAATCTAACTTTACCACTAGCTTAGCTCGAAGATTTTGATACGAGCGGATCAACGCCTTCCAATAAATACTCGAACGGCCGCACTGTAGGCGGTTTGAGAATCAATACGCAACGCGAGTGAAAACCCGTATCAAGCGACCCCGCAACCAACGGTGAGGCAATGGCAAGCAAAAAATATCCAAAGTGGTTCAAAGACTGTTTCGTCAGTAACTCCGAGGCGCTGGACGCCACGATCAAGTCCGGAGTCTATATCTCCTCGGGGTTCGCCACCTCGGAGCCCCATAC encodes:
- a CDS encoding cache domain-containing protein; the protein is MKNIALWVLLLTLAAASVLAAQDKLVAPTNPDELVVFVNQAAAFANLEGKDAALVVFNDKNGKFTVGDVYVFAYNFDGMCLAHALRPERVGTNTLADKDVNGVPFIKNLLETARDKGQGFDEYSYVNPNNGQLAQKTSYVIKIDDTWWIGAGIYKK